GCCACGCCGACAAGCACGGAGAGGCAGCCGACGCATCCGCACCCGGAGCCTCCGCCGCCCGCCCGCACGAGCGGGTCCGCGCCGTAATGAGTGAGCGCGCGCTCGGGTGTCGACCAGCGCCCGTCGCGATCGAAGTCGAAGGGGTTGCCCATGACTAGTCGAGCAGGCCCTCCCAGGTGAGCATCGTCTCGGAGCGCAGGAAGCGCCTGAGCGGGCCCAGGTCGCCCTCCAGGTGGAAGACGTCGAGCGCCGCATGGTAGGCGGCATGGTTCTGCGCGTGTATCACGATCGGCGGCATCCCCATCGCGAGCAGGACAACGTTCATGAGCAGGCGCGCCGTTCGACCGTTGCCGTCGGCGAAGGGGTGGATGTCGAAGAGCTTCGCGTGGAGGTAGGCGGCTATGGTGAGCCTGCGGGCCCCTTCCTCCAGATAGGTGTTCACGTCGTCTGCGAGCAGCCCCACCGCACGCGGGACCTCGGACGCGGGAATGCCCACGCTCGCGGGGCCGCCCACGTAGTTCTCTATCTTGAAGGTGCCCGGGCGCTCGCCGGCGAGCAGGCGCCCCTCGTCGTAGGTGCCCATCGTCACGAGGCCCTGCGCCTGGCAGATGAGCTCCTCCGAGAGGCACGGGGCCTCGGCGAGCTTGGTGCGCGCCAGCTCCCAGGAGAGCCTGAGGTTGTAGGTCTCGATGAGCAGCTGGACGTCGCCGGTGTAGCCCGTGACGCCGCCGGTCTCCACGATCTGCCTCACGGTCTCGTACGTGAGCTCGGAGTTCTCGATCTTCTCGGAGTTGTAGACGTAGTCGGGCACAAACTCCGCGAGCAGCTGCTCGCGGCGCTCGGGCGTGAGCGCGGACCACCTGGCGACGAGCTCGTCGTACTGGGGCTTCAGCGAATCTGCCATGGCGTGCCTCCCGTCCTGGGCTTGTTTGGGGCATTGTAGCGCCGGCCCCGACGGCGGGCCCGGCACTTTCCGTCAGAGGCGCGAGCACCTCGGCAGAGGGGACGCGCCCGCGGGCGCGCGGGGACCGCTACAGCAGCCCCCTGAGGTCGCCGCGGTCACGGGCAAGTCCCAGCAGGTGGCGGAACACGCGCTCCCCGTGCAGGCCGTCGTGCTCGAACTCGTTGGTGACCCAGGCGTGGCTCGCGCCCACGCGGGAGAGCGTGTCGAGCTGAAGGCCGGAGTCCACGTAGAGGTCGTCGAAGTAGACGGCCGCCTGGAGCGGGGTCTCGTTTGCCGCAAGCCGCGCCTCGTCGTAGAGCCGCCCGAAGCTCGTGACGCGCATGAGCTCCCCCATCGCACCCGCAAACGGTGTCAGCTCCGGCATCTCCTCGAACATCCACGGGAAGCACGCCTCGCCGGTCAGCACGAGCGGGCGGGCGTCCGGCGAGAACTCCGGTCGACCTGCCCACGCGCGCTCCGCAGCCCACGCGATCGGCCGCTCGAGCTCGCCGTCGGCATAGATGAGCTCCTGCAGCACCCAGTAGAGCGGGTTCGAGACCACGTTGGTGGCCTCCCACGCGCCCGCGAGAAACGCCGGCGAGACCTCGACCTTCTCGGCGTCGCCGC
Above is a genomic segment from Olsenella timonensis containing:
- a CDS encoding Fic family protein — encoded protein: MADSLKPQYDELVARWSALTPERREQLLAEFVPDYVYNSEKIENSELTYETVRQIVETGGVTGYTGDVQLLIETYNLRLSWELARTKLAEAPCLSEELICQAQGLVTMGTYDEGRLLAGERPGTFKIENYVGGPASVGIPASEVPRAVGLLADDVNTYLEEGARRLTIAAYLHAKLFDIHPFADGNGRTARLLMNVVLLAMGMPPIVIHAQNHAAYHAALDVFHLEGDLGPLRRFLRSETMLTWEGLLD